A single window of Paenibacillus sp. SYP-B4298 DNA harbors:
- a CDS encoding BclA C-terminal domain-containing protein, translating to MSQPNLPNITPNITITREDAINMLLSSIAMEELGLSHILNAGGENLQYVLGTLPGVSSPPATLSDVMAMHASVRSTIESATRNQMFLQSKMDSILSATVMVGPTGATGPTGPFGGPTGPTGGSGATGATGATGATGATGATGTLETGEVLFNVIGTSGSATVGYTDNILFVSDTLSIDVTQGSAIVRIENLQSATGTTGATGATGATGATGATGATGATGATGATGATGATGATGATGATGATGATGATGATGATGATGATGATGATGATGATGATGATGATGATGATGATGATGATGATGATGATGATGATGATGATGATGATGATGATGATGATGATGATGTTGATGATGVTGATGTTGATGTTGATGETGATGATGSFTGVVAFDPVAAPTYPVGQVVTYEGSTYVVITAPPAGTPDSSTDYSLLAAAGATGATGATGATGATGSFTGVVAFDPVAAPTYPVGQVVTYEGSTYVVITAPPAGTPDSSTDYSLLAAAGVTGATGETGATGATGATGSFTGVVAFDPVAAPTYPVGQVVTYEGSTYVVITAPPAGTPDSSTDYSLLAAAGATGATGETGATGATGSFTGVVAFDPVAAPTYPVGQVVTYEGSTYVVITAPPAGTPDSSTDYSLLAAAGATGATGETGVTGATGATGATGATGATGATGATGATGATGATGETGATGATGATGATGATGATGETGATGATGSFTGVVAFDPVAAPTYPVGQVVTYEGSTYVVITAPPAGTPDSSTDYSLLAAAGATGATGATGATGATGSFTGVVAFDPVAAPTYPVGQVVTYEGSTYVVITAPPAGTPDSSTDYSLLAAVGATGATGETGATGETGVTGATGTTGASGATGVTGATGATGATGETGATGATGATGATGATGETGATGATGSTGATGTSLTANSIFGSNTSGSIISVVLGGTNVPLPNNQVVGAGTAFNGASTTITLTNPGNYFISYSINLNAALLVSSQVVVNGTVVPQSVISPAISLTAFNCNFIVNVPTANATVQLQLFGVIAAATLASTAPTNMSVIRLS from the coding sequence ATGTCGCAACCTAACCTCCCCAATATTACACCTAATATCACGATTACCAGAGAAGATGCTATCAATATGCTGCTATCTTCGATTGCAATGGAAGAATTAGGATTAAGCCATATTTTAAATGCAGGCGGGGAAAACCTTCAATATGTATTAGGTACATTGCCAGGTGTGAGCAGTCCTCCTGCAACGCTTAGCGATGTAATGGCCATGCATGCCAGCGTTCGTTCGACAATTGAGAGCGCAACACGAAATCAAATGTTTCTTCAATCCAAAATGGACAGTATATTAAGTGCAACGGTCATGGTTGGGCCTACTGGTGCAACAGGACCGACAGGCCCCTTTGGCGGCCCGACTGGTCCAACGGGAGGGAGCGGGGCTACGGGTGCGACCGGAGCCACGGGAGCTACGGGAGCTACGGGAGCTACGGGTACGTTGGAAACGGGTGAAGTACTGTTCAATGTAATTGGAACTTCGGGCTCGGCAACTGTCGGTTATACTGACAACATATTGTTCGTGTCCGATACGTTATCTATTGATGTCACTCAAGGGTCAGCCATCGTGCGAATTGAAAACCTGCAATCCGCGACGGGCACGACAGGGGCAACGGGGGCAACAGGAGCAACAGGAGCAACAGGAGCAACAGGAGCAACAGGAGCAACAGGAGCAACAGGAGCAACAGGAGCAACAGGAGCAACAGGAGCAACAGGAGCAACAGGAGCGACCGGAGCAACAGGAGCAACAGGAGCAACAGGAGCGACCGGAGCAACAGGAGCAACAGGAGCAACAGGAGCAACAGGAGCGACCGGAGCAACAGGAGCAACAGGAGCAACAGGAGCAACAGGAGCAACAGGAGCAACAGGAGCAACAGGAGCGACCGGAGCCACAGGGGCAACAGGAGCAACAGGAGCAACAGGAGCAACAGGAGCGACCGGAGCAACAGGAGCGACCGGAGCCACAGGGGCAACAGGAGCAACAGGAGCAACAGGAGCAACAGGAGCGACCGGAGCCACAGGGGCAACGGGAGCCACAGGGACAACAGGAGCCACCGGGGCAACGGGAGTTACGGGAGCCACAGGGACAACAGGAGCCACAGGAACCACCGGAGCGACCGGAGAAACGGGAGCCACAGGGGCAACAGGAAGCTTCACGGGTGTCGTAGCCTTCGATCCGGTTGCAGCTCCAACATATCCAGTAGGTCAAGTGGTAACGTATGAGGGAAGCACGTATGTAGTGATTACAGCGCCGCCTGCGGGAACACCGGACAGTTCAACAGATTATAGCTTACTGGCAGCAGCTGGAGCCACGGGAGCAACAGGGGCAACGGGAGCCACAGGAGCAACAGGAAGCTTCACGGGTGTCGTAGCCTTCGATCCGGTTGCAGCTCCAACATATCCAGTGGGTCAAGTGGTAACGTATGAGGGAAGCACGTATGTAGTGATTACAGCGCCGCCTGCGGGAACACCGGACAGTTCAACAGATTATAGCTTACTGGCAGCAGCTGGAGTCACGGGAGCCACAGGAGAAACTGGAGCCACTGGAGCGACGGGAGCAACAGGAAGCTTCACGGGTGTCGTAGCCTTCGATCCGGTTGCAGCTCCAACATATCCAGTGGGTCAAGTGGTAACGTATGAGGGAAGCACGTATGTAGTGATTACAGCGCCGCCTGCGGGAACACCAGACAGTTCAACAGATTATAGCTTACTGGCAGCAGCTGGAGCCACGGGAGCCACGGGAGAAACAGGGGCAACAGGAGCAACAGGAAGCTTCACGGGTGTCGTAGCCTTCGATCCGGTTGCAGCTCCAACATATCCGGTGGGTCAAGTGGTAACGTATGAGGGAAGCACGTATGTAGTGATTACAGCGCCGCCTGCGGGAACACCGGACAGTTCAACAGATTATAGCTTACTGGCAGCAGCTGGAGCAACAGGAGCCACCGGAGAAACTGGAGTTACTGGAGCCACAGGGGCAACTGGAGCCACAGGGGCAACTGGAGCCACAGGAGCCACAGGAGCAACAGGAGCCACAGGAGCAACAGGAGCGACCGGGGAAACGGGAGCCACAGGAGCCACCGGAGCCACAGGAGCCACAGGAGCCACTGGAGCGACCGGGGAAACGGGAGCCACAGGAGCAACAGGAAGCTTCACGGGTGTCGTAGCCTTCGATCCGGTTGCAGCTCCAACATATCCAGTGGGTCAAGTGGTAACGTATGAGGGAAGCACGTATGTAGTGATTACAGCGCCGCCTGCGGGAACACCAGACAGTTCAACAGATTATAGCTTACTGGCAGCAGCTGGAGCCACGGGAGCCACTGGAGCGACGGGAGCCACTGGAGCAACAGGAAGCTTCACGGGTGTCGTAGCCTTCGATCCGGTTGCAGCTCCAACATATCCAGTGGGTCAAGTGGTAACGTATGAGGGAAGCACGTATGTAGTGATTACAGCGCCGCCTGCGGGAACACCGGACAGTTCAACAGATTATAGCTTACTGGCAGCAGTTGGAGCAACAGGAGCCACCGGAGAAACTGGGGCCACAGGAGAAACGGGAGTTACGGGAGCAACAGGGACAACAGGAGCCTCCGGAGCCACGGGAGTTACTGGAGCAACAGGGGCAACTGGAGCAACAGGGGAAACTGGAGCCACAGGAGCCACCGGAGCAACAGGAGCAACAGGAGCGACCGGAGAAACTGGGGCCACAGGAGCCACAGGATCGACTGGCGCTACAGGAACGAGTCTTACAGCTAACTCAATATTTGGAAGTAACACGAGTGGGAGTATAATTTCAGTTGTCCTCGGTGGAACGAATGTCCCATTACCCAATAACCAGGTTGTGGGTGCAGGGACCGCATTCAATGGGGCATCAACGACTATTACATTGACCAATCCAGGTAATTATTTTATTTCTTATTCCATTAATCTAAATGCTGCTCTATTAGTCAGTTCCCAAGTAGTCGTGAATGGTACAGTGGTGCCGCAATCCGTTATTTCACCAGCTATAAGTTTAACAGCTTTTAATTGTAATTTTATTGTTAATGTGCCCACCGCAAATGCTACAGTTCAGCTTCAATTATTCGGAGTGATAGCTGCGGCAACGCTTGCTTCTACTGCTCCAACAAATATGTCTGTCATTCGACTAAGCTAA
- a CDS encoding glycosyltransferase — MSFISAELAARFQHFGENTFVQQGGEFVYPPEIAIGSHVFIRAHYWFNIVTPGTGRGPKIMIGDGCQCNLGLIISAVNRVELKANVLIGPNVYISDTDHHYQSVGIPVHSQGITSHSQSVEIGEGAWIGANAVIVGDVRIGRGSVISANSVVTRSVPEYCVVGGSPASILEVYDTHSGKWVRTHSERQALLLLEKRKDQPLMSICIPTYNRAGDLSRCLASIYDQIGDTELIEVVVSDNASTDGTSEILKHFAARYSNFRYVRNEVNVGADANIMSVVAKGRGTFLKIQGDDDFFLPGTVLPLLNVLYQHRECAVIHIDLIHPSGEVVVGNGMDDYLARTSIYSSFISSTILRRKEWEQIEEKSLFLSSSFNQIYWQYAILEQHPQFCIVHRSIFSYAGNDNANYDFGEVFIDGYQRILQHFVGKGLAPESVREDKRKAFYNLLLPRYSRYAAIGSPILGRFEEYFTLHYQDEAYYEEAMMQLRAARQHGGQ; from the coding sequence ATGTCATTTATCAGCGCAGAGCTGGCCGCCAGATTCCAGCATTTTGGGGAGAACACCTTCGTCCAGCAAGGCGGAGAATTCGTCTACCCGCCAGAGATCGCCATCGGCAGCCATGTCTTCATACGTGCACACTATTGGTTCAATATTGTAACGCCTGGCACTGGACGCGGACCCAAGATTATGATCGGGGATGGCTGTCAGTGTAATCTGGGACTTATCATCTCTGCTGTCAACCGGGTAGAACTAAAAGCCAATGTGCTCATCGGGCCGAATGTCTATATCTCCGACACGGATCATCACTATCAATCCGTCGGCATTCCGGTTCATTCACAGGGCATCACCTCCCATAGCCAGAGCGTGGAGATTGGTGAAGGCGCCTGGATCGGCGCCAATGCCGTCATCGTCGGCGATGTTCGCATCGGCAGAGGCAGCGTCATATCCGCGAATAGCGTCGTCACACGCTCTGTGCCAGAATATTGTGTAGTCGGCGGGTCGCCGGCCAGCATATTGGAGGTCTATGACACCCACAGCGGGAAATGGGTGCGTACTCACTCAGAGCGGCAAGCATTGCTGCTGCTGGAGAAACGCAAGGATCAGCCGCTCATGTCCATCTGCATCCCCACCTATAACCGCGCTGGAGATCTAAGCCGCTGCCTGGCTTCCATCTATGACCAGATCGGAGATACGGAACTGATCGAGGTCGTCGTCAGCGATAATGCCTCTACGGATGGGACATCTGAAATTCTCAAGCACTTCGCTGCACGCTATAGCAATTTTCGTTATGTCCGCAATGAAGTGAACGTCGGTGCAGACGCCAATATTATGAGCGTGGTGGCCAAGGGGCGCGGAACCTTCCTCAAAATTCAAGGCGACGATGATTTCTTCTTACCAGGAACCGTACTGCCGCTCTTGAATGTACTGTATCAGCATCGCGAATGCGCGGTCATTCATATCGACTTGATTCATCCAAGCGGGGAGGTGGTGGTAGGAAATGGAATGGACGATTATCTTGCCCGTACCTCCATCTACTCCTCATTTATTTCCTCTACCATCTTGCGCCGTAAGGAGTGGGAACAGATCGAGGAGAAGAGCCTATTCCTGTCCTCCTCCTTCAATCAGATCTACTGGCAATATGCCATACTGGAGCAGCACCCGCAATTTTGCATCGTTCATCGCTCCATCTTCTCTTATGCGGGGAATGACAACGCAAACTACGATTTTGGCGAGGTGTTCATTGACGGGTACCAGCGCATCCTGCAACATTTCGTAGGCAAGGGACTTGCACCTGAGTCCGTGCGCGAGGATAAGCGCAAAGCCTTCTACAACCTACTCCTCCCCAGATACAGTCGCTATGCTGCTATAGGCTCTCCCATACTGGGACGGTTCGAGGAGTACTTCACCCTGCACTATCAGGATGAAGCCTACTACGAGGAAGCCATGATGCAGCTCAGAGCTGCACGCCAGCACGGGGGGCAATAG
- a CDS encoding glycosyltransferase, which translates to MDQPVRAATLSLCMVVKNEEDQIGRALEKASRYVDEIIIIDTGSTDRTVEVCERYGANVWCIPWEDNFAKARNYGLQQARCTWVLWLDADEELEVADVEEWKRALSDPGQLLWAIPLINYYGCAPPDPNRAYLAAQHRVFRNGSGFYFEHAIHEQLVCTNKEQLEGHSLRRLPAVIHHYGYMDAIVERKDKHQRNLSLLNKAQEQPGYHPWIDYHMASEYFRVQRYAEAFGWLNTSIRRFIEAGKLPPSLIYKMKYDILLALGSIESAGEGIIRAIQLYPDYTDLHYYRALIEQMKGNYKEAERLFYHCLELGEQRLPYLILKGVGSFHAMYGIGHCREEMGDWRTAAAKYEEALALNPEHKEAQEGLMRMRSHMERYAHEERREDEDGASQL; encoded by the coding sequence ATGGATCAGCCGGTTAGAGCGGCGACGTTGTCGCTATGCATGGTGGTCAAAAATGAGGAGGATCAGATTGGTCGCGCGCTGGAGAAGGCCAGTCGTTATGTGGATGAGATCATTATCATCGATACCGGCTCGACAGACCGAACCGTCGAGGTATGCGAGCGCTATGGAGCGAATGTATGGTGTATTCCATGGGAGGACAACTTCGCCAAGGCGCGCAACTATGGACTGCAGCAGGCTAGATGCACGTGGGTGCTGTGGCTGGATGCAGATGAGGAGCTGGAGGTCGCAGACGTGGAGGAATGGAAGCGTGCGTTATCAGATCCGGGCCAGCTTCTGTGGGCTATCCCGCTCATTAACTATTATGGCTGCGCGCCGCCTGACCCCAATCGCGCCTATCTGGCTGCACAACATCGTGTATTTCGCAACGGTAGCGGTTTTTACTTTGAGCATGCGATCCATGAACAACTGGTGTGTACGAATAAAGAACAGCTTGAAGGGCATAGCCTGCGGAGGTTGCCTGCGGTGATTCATCATTACGGCTATATGGATGCTATCGTCGAGCGCAAAGATAAGCACCAGCGGAATCTATCCCTGTTGAACAAAGCGCAGGAGCAGCCTGGTTATCATCCGTGGATAGACTATCATATGGCTAGTGAATATTTTCGGGTGCAGCGCTATGCTGAAGCTTTTGGATGGCTGAACACTTCGATTCGGAGGTTTATTGAGGCTGGAAAGCTGCCTCCATCGCTGATCTATAAGATGAAGTATGATATTTTGCTGGCGCTGGGCAGCATCGAGAGTGCTGGCGAAGGGATTATTAGGGCGATACAGCTATACCCGGACTATACCGATCTTCATTATTACCGGGCACTGATCGAACAGATGAAGGGGAATTATAAGGAGGCGGAGAGGTTATTCTATCATTGCCTAGAGCTGGGCGAGCAGCGATTGCCATATCTCATCTTGAAGGGGGTGGGCAGCTTTCACGCGATGTATGGAATCGGACATTGTCGGGAGGAGATGGGAGATTGGAGAACCGCCGCCGCTAAGTATGAGGAGGCTTTAGCTCTGAATCCAGAGCATAAGGAGGCACAGGAGGGGCTGATGCGTATGAGAAGTCATATGGAGCGCTATGCCCATGAGGAGAGAAGAGAGGATGAAGACGGAGCAAGTCAACTATAA
- a CDS encoding DMT family transporter — MKTKRSTAYVAALIYTLIIGFSFIFVKIALNDASPLDILAHRFTLSFIVVSILVGSGWVKLNSRWRGELRSILPLALFYPVLFFTFQAFGLVYTTSSEAGIIQAAIPIFTMVLAAYFLKERSTYVQLAATLVSVLGVMFIFVMKGLDLNNSSLLGSVLILLCAFSSAAYNVMARKLGGKWDVMTLTYVMTVIGFLLFNALSLGQHLWKGTFSSYFTPFLHPAYWGAILFLGILSSLVTSYLSNYVLSKIEASQMSVFANLATLISIVAGVFVLNEQLQWFHIVGGVLILIGVVGRNVLPAKRRSNAS; from the coding sequence ATGAAAACAAAACGATCCACTGCTTATGTAGCCGCACTGATTTATACGCTGATTATCGGTTTCTCCTTTATATTTGTTAAAATTGCACTGAACGATGCGAGTCCACTCGACATATTGGCTCATCGCTTCACCTTGTCATTCATCGTCGTATCGATACTGGTGGGCAGTGGCTGGGTGAAACTGAACAGTCGCTGGCGCGGAGAACTGCGGAGTATCCTGCCGCTGGCCTTGTTCTATCCTGTGCTGTTCTTCACGTTTCAAGCGTTCGGACTTGTCTATACAACGTCGTCTGAGGCGGGCATCATCCAGGCGGCCATCCCGATCTTCACGATGGTGCTTGCGGCGTATTTCCTCAAGGAGCGTTCAACCTATGTACAACTGGCAGCAACGCTTGTCTCTGTGCTAGGCGTCATGTTTATATTCGTCATGAAGGGATTGGATCTGAACAACTCCAGCCTGCTGGGCAGCGTGCTGATCCTGCTCTGCGCGTTCTCTTCAGCCGCTTACAATGTCATGGCTCGCAAGCTCGGGGGCAAATGGGATGTCATGACGTTAACCTATGTCATGACGGTCATTGGCTTCCTGCTGTTCAACGCGCTGTCCTTGGGGCAGCATCTGTGGAAGGGTACGTTCTCCAGCTACTTCACACCGTTCCTGCATCCCGCGTATTGGGGAGCGATACTATTCCTTGGTATCCTGTCGTCACTCGTCACCTCGTATCTGTCGAATTACGTCCTCTCGAAGATCGAAGCGTCGCAGATGAGTGTGTTCGCCAACCTGGCCACGCTGATCTCGATTGTTGCAGGGGTTTTCGTCTTGAACGAGCAGTTGCAATGGTTCCATATTGTTGGGGGCGTGCTGATTCTGATCGGAGTGGTCGGCCGCAATGTGCTTCCTGCTAAGCGGCGAAGCAATGCTTCGTAG
- a CDS encoding aminotransferase-like domain-containing protein, which translates to MNKYEQLLTTLEDWIDGPHIQQGDKLPSIRKLASRYACSHSTVIRALQELERRHRVYVMPKSGFYVIKRTPEQQTEQGIMDFTAAAPDPELFPYRDFQHCLNQAIDTYRSELFVYGTPRGLPALLEVIRRQLTNYQVFAQPEQIVITSGVQQALSLLAGLDFPNGKQDILIEQPGYHLLIALLVEHGMTVRGIARTANGIDMQELERIFRTESIKFFYTMPRFHNPLGVSYSEQEKKQIAALAERYDVYIVEDDYMADFERNSRADPIYAYNRSAHVIYLKSFSKIIFPGLRVGAAVLPAVLADSFTLRKRLQDIDSPMLSQAALEIYIQSGMYSRHLAHLRDAYTERAFALDQMLRGLAQCHPDKLTYIPTDQPAVMNHLTLEDSRLVDKLIPAMQQRAVHLEPITKHYLPALKPSALLKLNVTMLHPSQIREGLERLSAVLATL; encoded by the coding sequence ATGAACAAATATGAGCAACTGCTCACAACTCTTGAAGACTGGATCGATGGGCCACATATCCAGCAGGGAGACAAGCTTCCCTCGATTCGCAAGCTTGCCAGCCGTTATGCATGCAGTCATAGTACAGTCATACGAGCGCTGCAGGAGCTAGAGCGGCGCCATCGGGTGTATGTGATGCCCAAGAGCGGCTTCTATGTCATCAAGCGCACGCCCGAGCAACAGACAGAGCAGGGTATAATGGATTTCACAGCGGCCGCACCCGATCCCGAGTTGTTCCCCTACCGGGATTTCCAGCATTGTCTTAATCAGGCTATCGATACGTACCGGAGCGAGCTGTTCGTGTATGGCACGCCAAGAGGTCTCCCTGCTTTGCTAGAGGTGATTAGACGGCAGCTTACGAATTACCAGGTATTTGCCCAGCCTGAGCAGATCGTCATCACCTCCGGTGTCCAGCAAGCGCTGTCCCTTCTGGCAGGACTAGACTTTCCTAATGGCAAGCAGGACATCTTGATCGAACAGCCAGGCTACCATCTGCTGATTGCTCTGCTGGTGGAGCACGGAATGACTGTACGGGGCATTGCGCGGACGGCTAATGGGATCGATATGCAGGAGCTGGAAAGAATATTTCGCACGGAGAGCATCAAGTTTTTCTATACGATGCCCCGGTTCCATAATCCGCTTGGCGTCTCCTATAGCGAACAGGAGAAGAAGCAGATCGCTGCCCTGGCAGAGCGTTACGATGTATATATTGTCGAGGATGACTATATGGCTGATTTTGAACGCAACTCCAGGGCTGATCCGATTTATGCCTATAATCGCTCAGCCCATGTCATTTATTTAAAGAGCTTTTCGAAGATCATCTTTCCCGGCCTGCGAGTCGGCGCCGCCGTACTCCCCGCTGTGCTGGCGGACAGCTTCACCCTGCGCAAGCGGCTGCAGGACATCGATAGCCCGATGCTGTCTCAGGCTGCATTGGAAATATATATCCAGAGCGGCATGTACAGCAGACATCTGGCACATCTGCGCGATGCGTACACAGAGCGAGCCTTCGCGCTCGATCAGATGCTGCGCGGGCTAGCACAATGCCACCCTGACAAGCTCACCTATATCCCCACGGATCAGCCTGCCGTCATGAACCATCTAACGCTGGAAGATAGCAGGCTTGTGGACAAGCTGATTCCTGCCATGCAGCAGCGAGCGGTGCATCTCGAGCCGATTACCAAGCATTATCTGCCCGCCTTGAAGCCTTCAGCACTGCTGAAGCTGAATGTGACGATGCTCCATCCGAGCCAGATCCGTGAAGGATTGGAACGGCTGTCTGCTGTGCTGGCTACCCTGTAG
- a CDS encoding aldo/keto reductase — protein MPTSIADTVELNNGVQMPWLGLGVWKVKEKAELQRAVAAALSSGYRSIDTAAVYGNEEGVGLALRNSGLPREELFITTKLWNADQGYESALAAFEQSRRRLGLDYIDLYLIHWPVKNMYKDSWRAMVKLYEEGYVRAIGVSNFQSRHLEALQQLCPIIPAVNQIELHPRNTQKPLLADCRRRGIQVQAWSPLMRGQLMEEQTLQQLSTRYNKSIAQIILRWNIQQRIVTIPKSVTPQRIAENSQIFDFELTAGEMAAIDQLNEDLRTGKHPDEFDPPD, from the coding sequence GTGCCAACATCCATCGCGGATACAGTGGAATTGAATAACGGAGTACAGATGCCCTGGCTCGGGCTTGGCGTATGGAAGGTAAAGGAGAAGGCGGAGCTGCAACGAGCAGTAGCTGCAGCACTAAGCAGTGGTTACCGGAGCATAGATACCGCAGCGGTCTACGGCAATGAAGAAGGTGTCGGCCTAGCGCTTCGCAACTCGGGGCTGCCTCGTGAGGAGCTGTTCATTACAACGAAGCTATGGAATGCCGATCAGGGCTACGAATCGGCGCTTGCTGCCTTCGAGCAGAGCAGGCGCAGATTGGGCCTTGACTATATCGATCTGTACCTCATTCACTGGCCGGTGAAAAATATGTACAAGGATAGCTGGCGAGCCATGGTCAAGCTGTATGAGGAAGGCTATGTGAGAGCGATCGGGGTAAGCAACTTCCAGAGTCGGCATCTGGAAGCGCTGCAGCAGCTTTGCCCAATTATCCCGGCAGTCAACCAGATCGAACTGCATCCGCGGAACACGCAGAAGCCGCTGCTTGCCGACTGCAGGAGGCGCGGCATTCAGGTACAGGCATGGAGCCCGCTCATGAGAGGACAATTAATGGAGGAGCAGACACTGCAGCAGTTATCCACTCGGTATAACAAGAGTATCGCGCAGATCATCCTTCGCTGGAACATCCAGCAGCGCATTGTGACCATTCCTAAGTCAGTCACCCCTCAGCGTATTGCTGAGAACAGCCAGATCTTTGACTTTGAGTTAACTGCTGGAGAGATGGCAGCGATCGATCAATTGAATGAAGACCTACGCACAGGCAAGCATCCCGATGAATTCGACCCACCGGACTGA
- a CDS encoding GNAT family N-acetyltransferase, which yields MQPIETNRLRLRNFAPADVPGYWEYAAHPRVNCFRKDSIATMEEAAAEVQKRSREDDHIAVCLKESDQIIGELFYMKEEPDTYSVGWNFNAKYEGVGYASESAQALFNDLFVHQDARRLYAYVEDDNLRSQKLCEKLGMRREGCFVEFISFVQYEDGTPKYEDTYLYALLKKEWLQQHAAGEQ from the coding sequence ATGCAACCCATTGAAACCAATCGATTGAGATTAAGAAATTTTGCTCCAGCAGATGTGCCAGGGTATTGGGAATATGCGGCTCATCCCCGTGTGAACTGCTTTAGGAAGGATAGCATTGCGACGATGGAAGAAGCGGCTGCAGAGGTACAAAAAAGAAGCCGTGAGGACGATCATATTGCTGTCTGCCTGAAAGAAAGTGATCAGATTATTGGAGAGCTATTTTACATGAAGGAGGAACCAGACACCTACAGTGTGGGATGGAACTTTAATGCGAAGTATGAGGGAGTTGGATATGCGAGCGAGAGCGCACAGGCCTTGTTCAACGATCTCTTTGTACACCAAGACGCGAGAAGACTGTACGCCTATGTTGAGGATGACAACCTCAGATCACAAAAGCTCTGCGAAAAATTGGGCATGCGAAGAGAAGGCTGCTTCGTGGAGTTCATCTCATTTGTTCAATACGAAGATGGCACTCCGAAATATGAGGACACATACCTATATGCATTGCTCAAAAAAGAGTGGCTCCAGCAACATGCTGCAGGCGAGCAGTGA
- a CDS encoding STM4011 family radical SAM protein, producing the protein MRATIYYRGALSSCNYDCPYCPFSKNVDSKETLKRDREQLSRFMAWIREQGKAGHELSIFFNPYGEALVHRWYKTAMIELSHMPHIRKVAVQTNLSVKLDWCAELNRDKAAFWATYHPGETSEERFLGQCMQLYRRGVRFSVGSVGLRGSFESIRSLRNKLPEDVYLWINAFKDRGNRYTPEEIAELEQIDPLVQLNVPDYASKGLACRAGEEVFYVLGTGQVKRCYQDRKVIGNLYRDGLEGLSQPRPCGMSRCGCYIGYIHMPSLGMDAVYGEGLLERDPLVAHPSATG; encoded by the coding sequence ATGAGGGCGACGATCTACTACCGCGGTGCATTGAGCTCGTGCAACTACGATTGCCCCTACTGCCCGTTCAGCAAAAATGTCGACAGCAAGGAGACACTGAAGCGTGACCGCGAGCAGCTCTCCCGATTCATGGCCTGGATCAGAGAGCAAGGGAAGGCGGGGCACGAGCTATCCATCTTCTTCAATCCGTATGGCGAAGCGCTCGTTCATCGTTGGTACAAGACGGCGATGATCGAGCTGTCGCATATGCCGCATATTCGCAAGGTTGCAGTGCAGACCAATCTGTCGGTCAAGCTGGATTGGTGTGCGGAATTGAACCGCGATAAAGCCGCCTTCTGGGCGACCTACCATCCGGGAGAGACGAGTGAGGAGCGCTTCCTCGGACAATGCATGCAGCTCTATCGGCGCGGCGTGCGCTTTAGTGTGGGCAGCGTTGGCCTCCGCGGGTCGTTCGAATCCATACGTTCCTTGCGCAACAAACTCCCGGAGGATGTCTACCTGTGGATCAATGCCTTCAAGGATCGCGGCAACCGCTATACGCCGGAGGAGATTGCGGAGCTGGAGCAGATTGATCCGCTTGTTCAGCTCAATGTGCCGGACTATGCGAGCAAGGGGCTAGCCTGCCGTGCAGGCGAGGAGGTCTTCTACGTTCTGGGCACCGGTCAGGTGAAGCGCTGCTACCAAGATCGCAAGGTGATCGGCAATCTGTACCGTGACGGTCTGGAGGGGCTATCGCAGCCACGGCCATGCGGCATGAGTCGATGCGGCTGTTACATCGGTTATATTCATATGCCGTCGCTTGGTATGGATGCGGTGTACGGGGAGGGGCTGCTCGAACGCGATCCACTCGTTGCCCACCCGTCCGCTACAGGGTAG
- a CDS encoding delta-aminolevulinic acid dehydratase, whose amino-acid sequence MSKPEIQVALVCGPNCDMEAQAIRSSLEYFGVRVITYWVGRPNDFISVLTGEDLYVNTDYMILSFHGTDGEFAMPELGEDIYEPGEPRGDFGPMEIRRFAQLDGKSVIANGCTLGLPETAEAFLDGGCASYIGPDDYPDGNIALMFVLRLFYEIIHNKKDIREAYRLAQSTDAEMGMYRLYER is encoded by the coding sequence GTGAGCAAGCCTGAGATTCAAGTCGCATTAGTATGTGGGCCAAACTGTGATATGGAAGCACAAGCCATTCGCTCTTCGCTGGAGTATTTCGGTGTAAGAGTGATTACATACTGGGTGGGTCGACCGAATGATTTCATTTCGGTTCTGACGGGAGAAGACCTCTATGTCAACACGGATTATATGATTCTAAGTTTCCATGGAACAGACGGGGAGTTCGCCATGCCTGAATTGGGGGAGGACATCTACGAGCCAGGTGAGCCGCGTGGAGATTTCGGTCCAATGGAAATTCGGCGCTTCGCTCAATTGGACGGGAAGTCCGTTATCGCTAACGGGTGTACGCTTGGCTTGCCGGAGACTGCCGAGGCTTTCTTGGATGGTGGCTGTGCGTCTTACATCGGCCCGGATGATTACCCGGATGGAAATATAGCGCTCATGTTTGTCTTGCGTCTATTTTATGAGATCATTCACAACAAGAAGGATATTAGGGAAGCGTATCGCCTGGCTCAATCCACGGATGCAGAGATGGGGATGTATCGCTTGTATGAGCGGTAG